From the Chryseobacterium scophthalmum genome, one window contains:
- a CDS encoding CDP-alcohol phosphatidyltransferase family protein: MKNIPYILIAIRFLFAPIILFLAYLKGEESRFLILALMFIGLLTDIFDGIIARKVGVSSEKLRRLDSQVDLVFWLSLGLATYFLNTELIKNHWQSIVLIFIMEALCYIISWIKFGKETCTHAFLSKMWGLSLLIAFTYLIGFQQAGWAFHLTIILGIISHIDVILIILILPKWQYDVPSFYHAWQIRQGKQRKKTTFFN; this comes from the coding sequence ATGAAAAATATACCTTATATATTAATAGCAATCCGTTTTCTTTTTGCACCGATTATTTTGTTTTTAGCTTATTTAAAAGGAGAAGAATCACGGTTTTTAATTTTAGCCTTAATGTTTATTGGATTGCTTACCGATATTTTTGACGGAATCATCGCCAGAAAAGTCGGAGTTTCATCAGAAAAATTAAGAAGACTCGACAGTCAGGTAGATTTGGTGTTTTGGCTTTCTTTAGGATTGGCTACTTACTTTTTGAATACCGAATTGATAAAAAATCATTGGCAAAGTATTGTTTTAATTTTCATCATGGAAGCTTTATGTTATATTATAAGCTGGATAAAATTTGGGAAAGAAACCTGCACTCACGCTTTTTTATCAAAAATGTGGGGATTGAGCTTACTGATTGCTTTCACCTATTTAATCGGATTCCAACAGGCAGGTTGGGCGTTTCATCTCACAATAATTTTAGGAATTATTTCTCACATTGATGTAATTCTGATTATTTTAATTCTTCCAAAATGGCAGTATGATGTACCAAGTTTTTATCATGCATGGCAAATCAGGCAAGGAAAACAAAGAAAAAAGACTACTTTTTTTAATTAA
- a CDS encoding LA_2272 family surface repeat-containing protein: protein MKKQFFLIMTILISSLMHSQDSLSHKNEKAKVFGVSPSKKTKNVNGVLLKYYDEIDNEIKPKKVNGLGLGFNGLGVFFPVLLLVNIGSIDSWEINNSDFEDLPKKMNTINGMQLSIINMEPTVTNGFELSLSSNISAPSVINGVSVSPLYNFHHTTNGVTVSTFANVSKKCRGLQVALINVCKDSKGLQIGFWNENEKRKLPLINWNFKSKKEKL from the coding sequence ATGAAAAAGCAATTTTTTTTAATCATGACTATTTTAATAAGTAGTTTGATGCATAGTCAGGATAGTTTATCACATAAAAACGAGAAAGCAAAAGTATTTGGAGTTTCTCCTTCCAAAAAAACTAAAAATGTAAACGGAGTGTTGTTGAAATATTATGATGAGATTGATAATGAAATTAAACCTAAAAAAGTAAACGGTCTTGGTTTAGGATTTAATGGATTAGGTGTCTTTTTCCCGGTTCTTCTTCTTGTAAATATTGGAAGTATTGATTCGTGGGAAATTAATAATTCAGATTTTGAAGATTTACCTAAGAAAATGAATACGATAAACGGAATGCAGTTGTCGATCATAAATATGGAACCAACGGTAACCAATGGGTTTGAGCTAAGTTTATCTAGTAACATTAGCGCTCCTTCTGTTATCAACGGAGTTTCTGTTTCACCTTTGTATAATTTCCATCACACAACAAACGGAGTTACGGTTTCTACATTTGCTAATGTCAGCAAAAAGTGTAGAGGTTTGCAAGTCGCTCTTATCAATGTCTGTAAAGATTCAAAAGGATTGCAGATTGGTTTTTGGAATGAAAATGAAAAAAGAAAATTACCTCTTATCAACTGGAATTTTAAATCTAAAAAAGAAAAATTATGA
- a CDS encoding helix-turn-helix domain-containing protein has translation MNQEVLLKQIRKKIGDKSLNDEIANILNISYDAAHRRTSMKAKFSFEEALELAKYYQISLDQFLGTENQLVVKRTRPVKTQEDLLHFFESSLKILDVFQSANQSKVYYSAKDIPFFYTISDTILSRFKFYVWMNLLNEDKFLCSFEDFDLPYHSPKNEMLKELYENQNVTEVWNDTTIMSILMQISFYSEMGLLKYKDIVLILDEVKSVIQNIEHKIQHNPDFNFYVNDLVILSNNILFKNEYQSSFFIPFNMFGYMMTNDDNTCSDTLVYFEHEIKNSKSLNTSGNRERKMFFNKMYNQIDDLLEKLKS, from the coding sequence ATGAATCAGGAAGTATTACTGAAGCAAATTAGAAAGAAGATAGGCGACAAATCTTTGAATGATGAGATTGCTAATATTCTCAACATCAGTTACGATGCCGCTCACAGACGTACTTCAATGAAAGCAAAGTTCAGTTTTGAGGAAGCTTTGGAACTGGCAAAATATTATCAGATTTCTCTCGATCAGTTTTTGGGAACGGAAAATCAATTGGTGGTTAAAAGAACACGCCCGGTAAAAACACAGGAAGATTTATTGCATTTTTTTGAAAGTTCATTGAAGATTTTGGATGTTTTCCAAAGTGCCAATCAGTCGAAAGTCTATTATTCGGCGAAAGACATTCCGTTTTTCTATACGATTTCAGATACTATTCTTTCACGTTTTAAATTTTATGTTTGGATGAATTTGCTGAACGAAGACAAATTTCTATGTTCTTTTGAAGATTTTGACCTCCCCTATCATTCTCCAAAAAATGAAATGCTCAAAGAGCTATATGAAAATCAAAACGTAACCGAAGTCTGGAACGACACCACGATTATGAGTATTCTGATGCAGATTTCGTTCTACTCAGAAATGGGACTTTTAAAATATAAAGATATTGTACTTATTTTGGATGAAGTAAAAAGTGTAATTCAGAATATTGAGCATAAAATACAGCACAATCCTGATTTTAATTTCTACGTCAACGATTTGGTGATTTTAAGCAATAATATTTTGTTTAAAAATGAATATCAATCATCATTTTTTATTCCTTTCAATATGTTTGGATACATGATGACCAATGACGACAACACCTGTAGCGACACTTTAGTTTATTTTGAACACGAAATTAAAAATTCAAAGTCACTCAATACTTCCGGAAACCGGGAACGAAAAATGTTTTTTAATAAAATGTATAATCAGATTGATGACTTACTTGAGAAGCTAAAATCTTAA
- the rimM gene encoding ribosome maturation factor RimM (Essential for efficient processing of 16S rRNA), whose protein sequence is MKKEDCYLLGKITRRHGLAGNVILKLDTDQPELYKKLDSIFVEINGLLVPFFIEKSSWSKLDALNIAFKNSNEALVDQSLGKSVYLPLTSLPQLTGKQFYYHEIIGYEIFDEQDNSCGIIRSVNDQTAQNYFVTNLDGKEVVIPLIKDWILEVDRDEKFIKMQLPEGLIDVFLVPSKKDE, encoded by the coding sequence ATGAAAAAAGAAGATTGCTATTTATTAGGAAAAATTACACGCAGACATGGGCTTGCCGGAAATGTAATCCTTAAACTGGATACAGACCAACCCGAGCTTTATAAAAAACTAGATTCTATTTTTGTGGAAATCAATGGTTTGTTGGTACCTTTTTTTATTGAAAAATCTTCTTGGAGCAAACTAGATGCTCTGAATATTGCTTTTAAAAATTCTAATGAAGCTTTGGTAGATCAGTCTTTAGGGAAAAGTGTCTATCTTCCTTTGACGAGTTTGCCTCAACTTACCGGAAAGCAATTCTATTATCACGAAATCATCGGATATGAAATTTTTGATGAGCAGGACAACAGTTGCGGGATCATCAGATCGGTGAATGATCAGACAGCGCAGAATTATTTTGTTACCAATTTAGATGGTAAAGAAGTAGTAATTCCTTTGATTAAAGACTGGATTCTTGAAGTTGACCGTGATGAAAAATTCATCAAAATGCAACTTCCGGAAGGTTTGATCGATGTTTTCTTGGTGCCTTCTAAAAAGGATGAGTAA
- a CDS encoding 30S ribosomal protein S16 gives MSVKIRLQRHGSKGRPFFHIVVADARARRDGRFIEKLGTYNPITNPATIDLNVDSAVKWLNNGAQPTDTAKAILSYKGVLYKKHLQGGVAKGAFDEAEAEKRFSAWIEAKESKVQGKADGLATAKADAKKAALDAETKVKEARIAAAAQAEADAKAAEEAANAPAEEVTEATEEPTAEAEGTEETQA, from the coding sequence ATGTCAGTAAAAATCAGATTACAAAGACACGGATCAAAAGGTAGACCTTTTTTTCACATCGTAGTTGCAGATGCAAGAGCTAGAAGAGATGGTAGATTCATCGAAAAATTAGGTACTTACAACCCAATTACTAACCCTGCTACAATAGATTTAAATGTTGATTCTGCTGTAAAGTGGTTAAACAACGGAGCTCAGCCAACTGATACTGCTAAAGCTATTCTTTCTTACAAAGGAGTTCTTTACAAAAAACACTTACAAGGTGGTGTTGCTAAAGGTGCTTTTGATGAGGCTGAAGCTGAAAAAAGATTCAGTGCTTGGATTGAAGCTAAAGAATCTAAAGTACAAGGTAAAGCTGATGGTTTGGCAACAGCTAAAGCTGACGCTAAAAAAGCTGCTTTGGATGCTGAAACTAAAGTAAAAGAAGCTAGAATTGCTGCTGCTGCACAAGCCGAAGCTGATGCGAAAGCTGCTGAAGAAGCTGCAAACGCTCCTGCTGAAGAAGTTACAGAAGCTACAGAAGAACCAACTGCTGAAGCAGAAGGAACTGAAGAAACTCAGGCTTAA
- a CDS encoding nitroreductase family protein yields the protein MNKAEVLKDIIEQRRSIFPKDYNETEISQEIIDEILHSATLAPNHKRTKPWRFKIFKGEEKASLAVEMQEIYKSVTAPQVFLEKKYQDIGFKINKADAVVSIIVNFSGMVPEWEEIAAVSMAVQNMYLTCTANGVGCYWSSPKIVDHLKDSLTIEENQKCLGLFYMGNVD from the coding sequence ATGAATAAAGCAGAAGTCTTAAAAGATATTATAGAACAGAGAAGAAGTATCTTCCCAAAAGATTATAACGAAACAGAAATCTCTCAGGAAATCATCGATGAAATTCTTCATTCGGCAACATTGGCTCCCAATCATAAGCGTACAAAACCTTGGCGTTTCAAGATTTTTAAAGGGGAAGAAAAAGCAAGTTTGGCTGTAGAAATGCAGGAAATTTACAAATCGGTTACCGCTCCGCAAGTTTTTTTAGAAAAAAAATATCAGGATATTGGTTTTAAAATCAATAAAGCAGATGCTGTAGTTTCGATTATTGTTAATTTCAGCGGAATGGTTCCTGAATGGGAAGAAATTGCAGCAGTTTCTATGGCTGTACAGAATATGTATCTTACGTGTACCGCAAATGGAGTGGGTTGCTACTGGAGTTCCCCAAAAATTGTTGATCATCTGAAAGATTCTTTAACCATCGAAGAAAACCAGAAGTGTCTTGGGTTATTTTACATGGGAAATGTTGATTAG
- a CDS encoding DUF805 domain-containing protein: MFQNVFSTEGRIRRTEFALSILIHVAAVFFTVFLAVITKIDFFFIITALVWFAGIIFRVIQGAKRCHDIGVSGWFQFIPFFIIAMAFVDSNRGSNKYGDNPKGTGNYYTIDEIGQKNY, from the coding sequence ATGTTTCAAAACGTATTTTCAACTGAAGGAAGAATCAGAAGAACAGAATTTGCTCTATCCATTTTAATACATGTAGCAGCTGTTTTTTTCACCGTTTTTTTAGCAGTCATTACTAAGATTGATTTTTTCTTTATCATTACAGCGCTTGTTTGGTTTGCAGGAATAATTTTCAGAGTTATTCAGGGAGCCAAAAGATGTCATGATATAGGCGTGAGTGGCTGGTTTCAGTTTATTCCGTTTTTTATTATTGCAATGGCTTTTGTAGATAGCAATCGTGGGAGCAATAAGTACGGAGATAATCCTAAAGGCACCGGAAATTACTATACAATCGACGAAATTGGTCAAAAAAATTATTAA
- a CDS encoding SRPBCC family protein: MRTILKIIGGIILLIVVYAIVAVLAFGKNYHYEKSMVMNAPKEKVWQQIASMKSFNQWNPWMKLDKNMTINYSGTSGEVGDKYCWDSKNDDAGAGCQEIKEIIPNEKQKTEMLFKRPFEGQAISDIVLTSEGNSTKVTWSMDTEQETWMKIMRPMMDYQMGKSYEEGLNNLKALVEK; encoded by the coding sequence ATGCGAACAATTTTAAAAATTATTGGTGGAATTATCCTTCTGATTGTGGTATATGCAATCGTTGCAGTATTGGCTTTTGGTAAAAATTACCATTACGAAAAATCGATGGTGATGAATGCACCGAAAGAAAAAGTGTGGCAGCAAATCGCTTCGATGAAATCTTTTAACCAATGGAATCCTTGGATGAAATTAGACAAGAATATGACAATTAATTACAGTGGAACCTCAGGTGAAGTAGGAGATAAGTATTGTTGGGACAGCAAAAATGATGATGCAGGAGCAGGATGTCAGGAAATTAAAGAGATTATCCCAAACGAAAAACAAAAGACCGAAATGCTTTTCAAAAGACCTTTCGAAGGACAGGCGATTTCTGATATTGTTTTAACTTCGGAAGGAAATTCTACAAAAGTGACCTGGAGTATGGATACCGAACAGGAAACCTGGATGAAAATTATGAGACCGATGATGGATTACCAAATGGGAAAATCTTACGAAGAAGGTCTTAATAATCTAAAAGCTTTGGTTGAAAAGTAA
- a CDS encoding nuclear transport factor 2 family protein: MSQNKKTVQKYMDSFQKTDHEKILSCLTEDVIWEMPGVYLHHGKEAFDKEIENENFTGKPKITVFRMTEENDVVIAEGNVVASFKNGDILNADFCDVFEMKNGLIKKLVSYLMQKK, encoded by the coding sequence ATGTCTCAAAACAAAAAGACCGTACAGAAATACATGGATTCTTTTCAGAAAACAGATCATGAAAAGATTTTAAGTTGCCTTACCGAAGATGTGATCTGGGAAATGCCCGGAGTTTATCTTCATCACGGAAAAGAAGCGTTTGATAAAGAAATAGAGAACGAAAACTTTACCGGAAAACCTAAAATTACAGTTTTCAGAATGACGGAAGAAAATGATGTAGTGATTGCTGAAGGAAATGTGGTTGCCAGTTTTAAAAACGGAGATATTCTGAACGCTGATTTTTGCGATGTTTTTGAAATGAAAAACGGACTCATTAAAAAGCTGGTTTCTTATTTAATGCAAAAAAAATAA
- a CDS encoding M3 family metallopeptidase: MNILTEKFSTPYNSAPFNQIKNEDYLPAFKELIQKSEEEINAIVNNPEEPTFKNTIEALAFSGEKLDVASNIFFNLNSAETSDELQQIAQEVSPILTEYSSKISQNEALFNKIKKVYDEKEKYNLNEEQQMLLNETYKGFVRSGALLNEEDKEKLKKISMDLSLKSLQFGQNVLASTNNYFKHITNKENLAGIPEAILEQYAEEAKERNLDGYVLTLQYPSYIPLMTYAENRELRKEIALASGKKSFDGGEFDNQNLIKELLNLKQQKAELLGYATYADYVLEERMAKSPTKVIDFLNELLTKAKPYAEKEIEELKTLAKADGIEEMQGYDHAFYAEKLRKAKYDLNDEELKPYFPLEQVQEAVFGLSKQLFGLTFVERNDIPKYHEDVKVYEVKEVFDSAQTDNQLPSTDNQQPSTSYKALLYVDYFPRKGKRAGAWMTSYKNQYIKDGENSRPHISIVCNFSKPTKDTPSLLTFQEVTTLFHEFGHALHGMLANTQYPNLSGTSVKWDFVELPSQFLENFCYEPEFLKTFAKHYKTGEILPDEKIEKIAQSKNFMEGYQTLRQIGFGLLDMNYHTKVEELENKSVKEFEDNYTKATQLYPANPETAMSPSFSHIFQGGYSAGYYSYKWAEVLDADAFQYFKENGIFNPEIAAKYKVLLSSGGTKDPMELYKNFRGSEPKVESLLKRAFG; encoded by the coding sequence ATGAATATTTTAACAGAAAAATTCAGTACACCATATAATTCAGCGCCATTTAATCAAATAAAAAATGAAGATTATCTTCCTGCTTTCAAAGAATTAATTCAGAAATCGGAAGAAGAAATCAACGCAATTGTTAACAATCCGGAAGAACCAACTTTTAAAAACACCATTGAAGCATTGGCTTTTTCAGGTGAAAAGCTTGATGTAGCTTCCAATATATTTTTTAATTTAAATTCTGCAGAAACAAGTGACGAACTTCAGCAAATCGCTCAGGAAGTCTCTCCTATTTTAACTGAATATTCTTCAAAAATCTCTCAAAACGAAGCTCTTTTCAATAAAATCAAAAAAGTTTACGACGAAAAAGAGAAATATAATCTGAATGAAGAACAGCAAATGCTTTTGAATGAAACTTATAAAGGTTTTGTAAGAAGCGGTGCTTTATTAAATGAAGAAGACAAAGAAAAATTAAAGAAAATCAGCATGGATTTATCTTTAAAATCACTTCAGTTCGGACAAAATGTATTGGCTTCAACCAATAATTATTTTAAACACATCACCAATAAAGAGAATTTGGCTGGAATTCCGGAGGCTATTTTAGAACAATATGCCGAAGAAGCTAAAGAAAGAAATTTGGATGGCTATGTTTTGACATTGCAATATCCAAGCTATATTCCGTTGATGACCTATGCCGAAAACCGTGAATTGAGAAAAGAAATTGCATTGGCAAGCGGTAAAAAATCTTTCGATGGTGGTGAGTTTGATAATCAAAATTTAATAAAAGAACTTTTAAATCTAAAACAGCAAAAAGCAGAACTTCTAGGCTATGCAACTTATGCAGATTATGTTTTGGAGGAAAGAATGGCAAAATCTCCAACTAAAGTGATCGATTTTCTGAATGAACTTTTAACTAAAGCAAAACCTTACGCAGAAAAAGAGATCGAAGAATTAAAAACTTTAGCAAAAGCTGATGGAATTGAGGAAATGCAAGGTTATGATCATGCGTTTTACGCTGAAAAACTTCGTAAAGCAAAATATGACCTGAATGATGAGGAATTAAAACCATACTTCCCATTAGAACAGGTTCAGGAAGCTGTTTTTGGATTATCAAAACAACTTTTTGGACTAACTTTCGTGGAAAGAAACGACATTCCGAAATATCATGAAGATGTAAAAGTGTATGAAGTAAAAGAAGTCTTCGACTCCGCTCAGACTGACAACCAACTACCGTCAACTGACAACCAACAACCATCAACTAGCTACAAAGCTCTGCTTTACGTAGATTATTTCCCAAGAAAAGGCAAAAGAGCGGGAGCCTGGATGACGAGTTATAAAAATCAATATATAAAAGATGGCGAAAATTCTCGTCCGCATATTTCTATTGTTTGTAATTTCAGTAAACCGACAAAAGATACACCGAGTTTATTAACGTTCCAAGAAGTAACAACCTTGTTCCATGAATTTGGTCATGCGTTACACGGAATGTTGGCAAATACGCAATATCCGAATCTTTCCGGAACTTCTGTGAAATGGGATTTTGTGGAATTGCCTTCTCAGTTTTTGGAAAACTTCTGCTACGAACCTGAATTCTTAAAAACCTTCGCTAAACATTATAAAACAGGAGAAATTCTTCCTGACGAAAAAATCGAAAAAATTGCTCAGTCGAAAAACTTTATGGAAGGTTATCAGACGTTGAGACAAATTGGTTTTGGATTACTGGATATGAATTACCACACAAAAGTTGAAGAGTTGGAGAATAAAAGTGTGAAAGAGTTTGAGGATAATTATACAAAAGCAACACAACTTTATCCTGCAAATCCTGAAACAGCAATGAGCCCAAGTTTTTCACATATTTTCCAGGGTGGATATTCTGCGGGATATTATTCTTACAAATGGGCAGAAGTTTTGGATGCCGATGCGTTTCAATATTTTAAGGAAAACGGAATTTTCAATCCTGAAATCGCTGCAAAATATAAAGTTCTTCTTTCTTCCGGCGGAACTAAAGATCCAATGGAATTGTATAAAAATTTCAGAGGTAGCGAGCCAAAAGTGGAGAGTTTGCTGAAGAGAGCGTTTGGATAA
- a CDS encoding carboxylesterase family protein encodes MKFKVILLLIFTIHQAFAQRKEFRDTEVDTLTFLNNRKLLNSLNTDKFQKKIFVENDIQIPYRFLTPKNNRKNEKFPLVITFHNSTRIGNDNENQLEPFAKMWLRDEIYEKYPCYVVAPQFNKRSTNYEINGEGIQISKPSNEVFALLKLIKNLEKQYPNIDKNRIYLIGYSMGGSTAQNLMNLDPDTFGAVVSVAAVPDLSNLNKIKDKNIWLIHGKQDDENPYIGSIELYNKLSTSKNLIFTTFTNLHHNNIVIPFLVTDEIPKWLFEKRRK; translated from the coding sequence ATGAAATTTAAAGTAATTCTTTTATTAATTTTCACCATCCATCAAGCTTTTGCACAAAGAAAAGAATTTCGGGATACCGAAGTCGATACGCTTACATTTTTAAACAATAGAAAATTATTGAATAGTTTAAATACAGACAAATTTCAAAAGAAAATATTTGTAGAAAATGACATTCAAATTCCATACAGATTTTTAACACCGAAAAACAACCGAAAAAACGAGAAGTTCCCTTTGGTTATCACCTTTCATAATTCTACAAGGATTGGAAATGATAATGAAAATCAACTTGAACCATTTGCGAAAATGTGGTTACGAGATGAAATTTATGAGAAATACCCATGTTATGTTGTAGCACCACAATTTAATAAACGCTCCACAAATTATGAAATTAATGGAGAAGGTATTCAAATTTCAAAACCCTCCAACGAGGTTTTTGCTTTATTGAAATTGATTAAAAATCTTGAAAAACAATATCCAAACATTGATAAAAACAGGATTTATCTGATCGGTTATTCAATGGGAGGTTCTACCGCTCAAAATCTTATGAATTTAGATCCTGATACTTTTGGAGCAGTTGTTTCTGTTGCCGCTGTTCCTGATCTGTCAAACCTTAATAAAATTAAAGACAAGAATATATGGCTAATTCATGGCAAACAAGATGATGAAAACCCATACATTGGCAGCATTGAACTCTATAATAAACTTTCTACCAGCAAAAATTTGATCTTTACAACTTTCACAAACCTTCATCATAACAATATTGTGATCCCTTTTTTAGTAACAGATGAAATTCCGAAATGGTTATTTGAAAAACGCAGAAAATAG
- a CDS encoding YqaE/Pmp3 family membrane protein, with protein sequence MLLAILLPFLSFIVRGKIITGIICFILQITILGWIPAAIWAALSLQNSRAEKRNEKLIRAVRENKAQF encoded by the coding sequence ATGTTACTCGCTATTTTACTTCCATTTTTATCATTCATTGTGAGAGGCAAAATCATCACTGGAATTATATGTTTTATTTTGCAAATTACCATTTTGGGCTGGATTCCTGCAGCGATTTGGGCAGCTTTATCGTTACAAAATTCAAGAGCTGAAAAGCGAAATGAAAAATTGATTCGTGCTGTACGTGAAAATAAAGCTCAATTTTAA
- a CDS encoding DUF4348 domain-containing protein, whose protein sequence is MKFFKIICINTFILLFFISCHQQKNCGSDFNVFIEKFKKDSTFQKQHINFPMIEYYSDEDFPMDILERMTTEDSYSFIDIENDLPTELRNKDLYDVHINQNQDTIYYQKIGKQNSINITYKFRCTQKTYRLIEIEDLTD, encoded by the coding sequence ATGAAATTCTTTAAAATAATTTGCATCAATACCTTTATTTTACTATTTTTTATATCCTGTCATCAGCAAAAAAACTGCGGTTCAGATTTTAATGTATTCATAGAAAAATTTAAAAAAGACAGCACCTTTCAAAAACAACACATCAATTTTCCGATGATAGAATATTATTCTGACGAAGATTTCCCGATGGATATTCTCGAAAGAATGACAACGGAAGACAGCTACAGCTTTATTGATATAGAAAATGATTTACCTACAGAATTAAGAAATAAAGATTTGTATGATGTTCACATCAACCAAAATCAGGATACCATTTATTATCAAAAAATTGGGAAACAGAACAGCATTAATATTACCTACAAATTCAGATGTACTCAAAAAACGTATCGCCTCATAGAAATAGAAGATTTGACCGATTAA
- a CDS encoding DUF4919 domain-containing protein gives MLKHFLFFSLIFISNFSFSQQKEYEAPNYNVIQKNIENKDSEFYYPKLMDKLKANDTLITNDQYKHLYFGYTFQKEYHPYKISENEKKLNPYFQKKDLKKTDYAEIIKISNAALKEFPINLRVMNFLAYIYHLDGNEAMANKVSRNFYGLFGAIFSSGDGRDCTTGFHVITVNHEYVVMNILQLEIASQGLSGDCDYISLEKDKYKLPGVYFNITKLKEKGFDF, from the coding sequence ATGCTAAAACATTTTCTTTTCTTCTCACTGATTTTTATATCAAATTTTTCTTTTTCTCAACAAAAAGAATATGAAGCTCCCAATTACAATGTCATTCAGAAAAATATTGAGAATAAAGATTCGGAATTTTATTATCCGAAATTGATGGATAAGCTGAAAGCTAATGATACGCTTATTACCAATGATCAATACAAACATTTGTATTTTGGATATACTTTTCAGAAAGAGTATCATCCGTATAAAATCTCTGAAAATGAGAAAAAACTTAATCCCTATTTTCAAAAGAAAGATTTGAAAAAAACTGATTATGCTGAAATTATAAAAATCTCTAATGCTGCACTGAAAGAATTCCCTATCAATCTTCGGGTGATGAATTTTCTCGCCTACATTTATCATTTAGATGGAAATGAAGCGATGGCAAACAAAGTTTCTCGTAATTTTTATGGTTTATTCGGTGCTATTTTTAGTTCAGGAGACGGAAGAGATTGTACTACAGGATTTCATGTAATCACCGTGAATCATGAATATGTTGTGATGAATATTTTACAGTTAGAAATTGCTTCGCAAGGTTTATCGGGTGATTGTGATTATATAAGTTTAGAAAAAGACAAATATAAATTGCCGGGAGTTTATTTTAATATTACAAAACTCAAGGAAAAAGGGTTTGATTTTTAA
- a CDS encoding PEGA domain-containing protein, translated as MKRVLSLVLGLSIVLSTTSCASIFTGTKDSIAFTTTPEGAKVIHKGKEKCTTPCSAEIPRGLGKQMVMFEKEGFQTKEVKLTKTFNPVTLLNILLGGAIGVGIDAATGSLTKYSPKSYTVELESK; from the coding sequence ATGAAAAGAGTTTTATCACTTGTTTTAGGTTTAAGTATTGTGCTTTCTACAACATCTTGCGCAAGTATTTTTACAGGAACCAAAGATTCAATCGCATTTACCACAACGCCGGAAGGTGCAAAAGTAATCCATAAAGGAAAAGAAAAATGTACAACACCTTGTAGTGCGGAAATTCCGAGAGGTTTGGGTAAGCAAATGGTAATGTTTGAAAAGGAAGGTTTTCAGACTAAAGAAGTGAAATTGACAAAAACTTTTAATCCGGTAACACTTTTAAACATTCTTCTTGGTGGAGCAATCGGCGTAGGAATTGACGCTGCAACGGGATCGCTTACAAAATACAGCCCGAAAAGTTATACTGTAGAATTAGAATCCAAATAA
- a CDS encoding VOC family protein: MNLAENILAFHHYSLKVADFDETLKFYKALGFDEVHSWELPSFNLKKGMMLYNEKINCHIELFDKDAEIPTQGRKRNSHDEFIENSILHICFTVENTEKAREEALKIGAKDLSEGVFEISLANEKKSVEVRNSLVYSPNGEVIEFLEKVKF; encoded by the coding sequence ATGAATTTAGCCGAAAATATTTTAGCATTTCATCATTATTCGTTAAAAGTGGCTGATTTTGATGAGACCTTAAAATTTTATAAAGCACTAGGATTTGATGAGGTTCATTCTTGGGAATTGCCGTCATTTAATCTGAAAAAAGGAATGATGCTTTACAACGAAAAAATCAACTGTCATATTGAATTATTTGATAAAGATGCTGAAATTCCGACTCAGGGAAGAAAAAGGAATTCTCATGATGAATTTATAGAAAATTCTATTTTACACATCTGTTTTACCGTAGAAAATACTGAAAAAGCAAGAGAAGAAGCATTGAAAATCGGTGCGAAAGATTTGAGTGAAGGCGTTTTTGAAATCAGCTTGGCTAACGAAAAAAAATCTGTTGAGGTAAGAAACAGTCTTGTTTACAGCCCGAATGGTGAAGTGATTGAGTTTTTAGAGAAAGTAAAATTCTGA